CTCGGAAAGAAAGTAGCCGTTGATGCCCTGATCGTCGTAGCCCGCCAGGTAAACCTCCACCTTGCGTTCCAGGGCGTAAGACGCCCCGGCGTTCAACACCAGGAAGGCTCCCCCGGGCGGGGTGCCGTCCGGCGGCATGTCCACGCTGCTTACCAGGGCGAACGTCTGCTCCCCCTGCACGGCGTGGCCGCGCACCACGGCTTCCCACTCGCCGGGGGCCGGGTCGCTGAGCCGCACCTGTTCCACGTTGTCCACCCGGTTGGGACCAAACTGGGTGGCGGGGGCGGTGGGGTCGTCGGGGCCGTGGAGCGTGAAGGGGTAGTGCACCTCCCCGTCCGGGGAGACCAGGGTCAGATCCAGGTCATTGACCAGGGCCACGGCGGCGCCGGGGGAGGCGGCGGGGTCGGTCCAGGCCAGGGAGACTTTCAGCTCCGCTGTGCCGGGGGTGACGAAGACCACGTAGCGCCGCTCGGTCCCGTTGCCCACGCTGCCGCCCCGCAGGCGCCGGCCCTGGCCGCCGTCGGCGGCCAGCAGGGTCACTGCCGCCCGGGCGTCCAGCAGACCCCAGCCGTAGGCATAATCGGGGCCGGGCTCGCCCAGGTCACGCGAGCTTTGCGCCAGCAGTGCCTTGATCACCTGGGGCGCGGGCGGGCCGCCGCTGAGCTGGGCGTAGCGCTGGGCAATCAGGGCCAGGGCGCCGCTCACCACCGGGGCGGCCATGGAGGTGCCGGTAAGGCGGGTGTAGCGGCCGTTGCTGTAGGTGGAGTACACGCCCACGCCGCTCGCCACCACGTCCGGTTTCAGGCGGCCGTCGCCGGTGGGTCCCCAGGCGCTGAAGGCAGGCATGCCGCCGGCGTCGTCCACGGCGCCTACGGTGATGACGTTTTTGGCGCTGCCGATCTGGGCGATGGAGCCGTAGTCGCCGTCGGGCTGGTGGGCGTCGTAGTACAAGGTGGCGGCATCGCCCAGGTGCAAGTGGGCCTGGCCGGAGGCGCCGTGGTCGTTGCGGTCATTGCCCGCAGACTTGACCACGATGAGGCCCTGCTCCGCCACCAGCCGGTCCCAGGCCGCAGTGATGCCGCTGTAGTCGCCAAAGGCGGGATCGGTACTGCGGTTGCCGCCGAACCACACCCAGCGGCCATCGCCGTAGTAATTGGCTTCCCAGCCGCTGAGATAGCCCCAGGAGTTGTTGGCGATGAGCACGCCATGGTCCTGGCGGGCGCGGCGGTGCTCCGCGACGGGGTCGCCGAAATAGTCGTAACTCCACAAGGTGGCCGCCGGGGCCATGCCCTGGGCGGAGGGGTTGCCCAGGCCTGAGCCGGCCATGGAACCGGCCACGTGGGTGGAGTGGGCAGAGATCCTGCCCTGCTCTCCGGCCTGGACCCGCCCCGCCAGGTCGGGATGGCCGCTGTCCGCCAGGCCCTCGTCCCACATGCCCAGCACGATGCCGTCGCCCTGCAGGGCGGGGTTTCCCGTGTTGAGCAGGTCTATGCCGGACAGGGCCGCCGCGTCGTAGTTGTGGCCGGCCCGCGGCGGAGGGCGGTCTTCCACCCATTTCACCCCGTCCAGCTCCAGCAGGGGCAGCACCCGGTCCTGGGGGAGGCGCACAGCAAGGCGGTGGCCGGTGCCGAAGTCCTCATCCAAGGTGGTGGCGCCCGCGGCGGCCAACTGCGCGCGGGCTTGTGCCAGATCGAGATCGGCGTGGAAATAAACCTCCAGTGTCAGGCTGCCGTCGGTATTGAGGGAGCGCGGCTGGAAATCCTGTTCCGCCACCGCCGGGGGCACCTTGTCAATGGGCAGCAGGGCGCCCAGGGCGCGCACAAAGGGCAGGGCGCGCACGGCCGCCAGGCGTGCCGCGGGGGCGCCGGCCAGGTAAGCGTTGTCGGGCCAGTAGTCGCCAAGTTCGACCTCAAGCGCGGTCAGCGTGTCGCGTTGGGAATCACTCAAAGGGCCGCGGAGCTGCACGATGAAATGGCCCCGGGGGCCGGGAAATAAGGGCCCGTCCTGATCCAGCAGCCGTACTGTGCCCTGCTTGAGACGCAGCGCCGGGCCGGTGTCCGGGTTCGCCAGTCCCCGCGCCGCGGCATCGGTCCCCGCCAGGCGGCCGGGATAAGGGCGCTGCTGGAGGGTGGGCACGGCGGTGTGCACGCCGGCGGGCCCGGCCTGGTGATCGGTGGCTGCTTGCAGAGGTGTTGGACTGAGCGCCATGCTGGCGGCGAAGACGGCTGACAGACCCTTGGCAACAGCGCGCATGGGTCGCGGCCACCGCACACACAGTGGCGCTTCCATGCGTTGTTGTGCCATGAAGCTTCAAGGCTCCCTTCGACATTCCCTACTCCCGACCGTGGTCACGGTCGCCAGGGTTATCGGTGCGCGGGCAACAGCCCTTTAACGCGGGCCCGCAGGCGCTGCTAAATCAAGGTAAAATGCAGGTTTTTTGTGAGGGGCGGTGCAACATGGAGTGGTGGCACATACTGGCCTTGGCCCTGCTGCAGGGGGTGACGGAGTTTTTGCCCGTCTCCAGCTCGGCCCATTTGATTTTGTTGCCCCAATTGGCCGGCTGGGCGGATCAGGGCCTGGCCTTTGACGTGGCCGTGCACGTGGGTACCCTGGTGGCGGTGGTGAGTTATTTTCGCCGCGAAATCGTGATTCTGATCCGCGACTGGACGCAGTCGCTGCGCCGGCGCCGCCGGGTGGGCGACAGCGCCCTGGCCTGGGCGGTGTTGCTGGGTACGGTTCCGGTGGGCCTGGCGGGCTTGCTCTTGGGCGATCTGGTGGAGACGCAGCTGCGCACCGTGCTGGTCATTGCCCTCGCCACCATCGTGTTCGGCCTGTTGCTGGGCTGGGCCGACCGGCGCGGCGGGGGCCGCCGCAGCGAACACAGCATCGGCTGGCGGGATGTGCTGGTGATCGGTTGTGCTCAGGCCGTGGCGCTGATTCCCGGCACCTCACGCTCGGGCATCACCATCACCGCGGCCTTGTTTATGGGGCTGAGCCGGGAAGCGGCGGCGCGGTTTTCGTTTTTGTTGTCCATCCCGGTGATCACCCTGGCGGGGGGGCTGAAAGTGCTGGAGCTGGCGGGCGGCACGGCGCCGGCGCCCTGGGGGGTGTTGCTGCCGGGGGCGCTGGTGGCCGCGGTCAGCGCCTATCTGTGTATCCATTTCTTTTTGCAGATGCTAAAGCGCATGGGCATGATGCCCTTCGTGGCCTACCGGCTGGTACTGGGCGTCGTGCTCCTGGGTATGGCGCTCTGATCGTCGGGCGGCCCCCGGGCGGTGCTCCCGGAGGGCGTTTCAACGTCTTGTCAGACCTGCTTCGTGCCGTTGTCCACGGCGGCAAGGTAGGCCTCAGGGAGAGCGTCCGGGCCGCTGACGCACATCTTCAAATCACGCAGCCTGCCGTCGCGCAGGCCGTACACCCAGCCGTGGGCCGACAAGGTCTGGCCCCGGGCCCAGGCATCTTGCACCACCGTGGTGTGACAGACATTGAGCACTTGCTCGATGACGTTGAGTTCGCACAAGCGGTTCAGGCGCCGGTCGGGGTCGGCGATGCGTGCCAGGCGCGTGGCGTGTTTTTGTTTGACATCCTGAACGTGGCGTAGCCAGTTGTCGATCAGGCCCAGGCGGGAATCGTGCAAGGCGGCCTGCACGCCGCCGCATCCGTAGTGGCCGCAGACGATGATGTGCTCCACCTGCAGCACATCCACCGCGTACTGCATCACCGACAGGCAGTTTAAATCTGTGTGCACCACCACGTTGGCGACGTTGCGGTGCACGAACAGCTCGCCGGGCAGCAGGCCCACGATTTCGTTGGCGGGCACGCGGCTGTCGGCGCAGCCTATCCAGAGATAGTCGGGGGCCTGCTGGCGCGACAGCGTCGGGAAAAAGGCCGGGTTTGCCGCCGTCAGGGTATCCGCCCAGCGGCGGTTGTTGTCAAACAGGTCTTTCAGCACACTCATTGGCCTGGGTGAATTTGGAGGACCGTCGACATGGTAGTCAGCGCCGTCCTTTTTGGGAAGACAACAATCTACCCGCGGGTCCGGCGGTCGCCTCTGGTTTTTACGGTGTGATGAGAAAACCCGATTCGCGCATCAGGGCCTGAATGCTGCCGAAGTTTCTCACCCAGGGGGAGGATTCGCGCAAATGGGGCGGCAAGGTCGCGATGGCAGCCTGGGCTTCCTCTGCGCTGGCGTAACTGCCGTAAACCACGGCATACCAGGCTTCCCCTTCCAGGCGGTAGGGGAAGTAGCCAGCACGGGAACCGAGTTTTTCCTTCAGCACGTAGCGGCGGATGGCGTGCTCCCGCCGGCTGCTGATGAGCTGGATCGTGTAGCGGTTGGGGTCTTCGGTGGCCACCCATTCCGGCCCTTTGGGTGCGCCCACGGGGGCAACCGGTGTGGCGGCGCTTTCGTCCACTTGCACCAGGGCCGGTTCATTTTTTGGAGGGGGAGGGGCCGCCCTGGCTTCGGCGGCAGCCATGTCGGCCTCTTTTCGCGCCGCCGCGGCTGCCCGCTCCGCCTGGCGGATTTCCGCCAGCGCCGCCTGGGCGGGGGGGTGGGCCTGGGCGGCGGCCCGTTCTATCCATTGTCTGCCCGCTGCTTTGTTTTGCGCCACGCCTTCGCCGTAGAACTGCATGTAGCCCAGGGTGTACTGCGCCCAGGCCTTGCCTGATTCCGCCATGGGGCCCACGATGCGCAACACCCGTTCGTAATCCCCTTGCAAATAAGCGCTGCGCGCTTCGTCGCGGGGAGTGGGCAGTTGGTCCACGACCACCGCCGGTTTGGGCGCACAGGCTACAAGGCCTGCGATTGCGGCGGCCAGGGCAAAGCGCCTGATGCAGCGCGCCGGAATCAGGTTCCTTTGAAAAATCCCCATGATGCTGTCATCCGTCAGTTGATGCCGTGAGCCATGCGGCGACGCCGCGGAGCGTCGCGCCGGCAAGAGGCCTTTATGCCCTATTTTTGCGGCGGCGTCGACAAGCCGGTGCCGGCAGCCTGGCAAGACGAGGCGTCATCCGCTTGCTTCTTGCGGCAGCTCAGAGAATGGTAACACTATCCGCCGCTTGTGCAGGGCGGCGCGGCCCTGCCCCCCTCAAAGAGCGCGAGATGATCGCGTGCCGGTGGGCATACGGGCGGGCTGCAGGCTGTTGTCCAACCAGCTGTCAAGGGCGCGGTCTCAGCGCGGCGCTCAAGATTGATTGGGCGTGACTCAGCAGCGTGGGCCGGCGGCCGGTGTCCACCGGGGCGTCGCGGTGCTGGCGGAGCAGCGCTATGGCGTGGCGGGCATTGAGTTCGGCGCTGCGCCAGTCACCCCCCATGAGCGCTACCTTGGCCAGTCCCACGTAGGCGGCGGCCAGTGTGGGTTGTTTTTCCAGGGCAGTTTTGAAGTGCCGGCCGGCGGCGCCCGTTTCACCGTGCTCCAGGGCGCTCAGGCCCTGGAGGTATTGTGACACCGCCACTTGTGCCTGGGCGGGGCCGGGCGAAAAGGCCGGTGCGGGGCGCACTGCCGGGCTTGGGGTCTGTATCAGTATCGGCCGGGCGGGCAGGAGTGCGCCGGGCAAACCGGTAGCAACGGCGAGGCAGGCGCCGCTGAACACTGCCGTGGTCAGGACGATACCCCAGCCGCACCGGCCCGTCTGGCGGGGGGCTTGTCTGTGTTGTTCTGTGGGGGCCATGCGCTGCGCTTTCGTTCTTTAAGTCCTCTTGGGTCGCCATATTTGTCGGCCCGGATTCCTGAGGCAATACACCCCGGGAAAGTACTAAAATTCAATCACGCGTAAGACAAACATACGCTCAGAGGAAGGATGGCAGGCATGGATGAATTACAAAACAAACTGCGCGCGGAGACCGGTGATGCGGACTGGCCCACGCTGCGTCCCCATCACGCCCGGGGCCGTTTGCGCGTGGTGGATCCCCGTTTGGATTTGGTGGAGGTGGGGGTGTGCGTGGCCCGCGACGAGGTGGAGCAAATCGCCCGCTGGATTACCGACGGTTTGATTACCCGTCCCACCAACGGCCAGATTGAACGCTGGGAAAACGGTGCCACGCGCTTGCGCAGCGTGGTGCTCGCCCCTTATGTGTTCGTACAGGACTGGACTCCCCCGTCCTCCCTGGCCTCCTAGCCTTCGCTTTCCCAATGAAAACGGCGGCTGCCTGGGCAGCCGCCGTCAAGGGGGATGAAGGCGGGGCGGGTGAGTGGACCCCAGGCTGGCGGCTCGAGGGTTAGGGCACCTCAGGCGGTTCAGCGGGTTTGAACCGGGAAGGTGTGAGCCGTCGCCTGTTCCGCTCGGCGGGATGATTCGAGAAGACCGCCGGCGATGGGGCCGGGTCTTCCCGTGGCGGGGCATGCATTGATGCCTCACAAACGGTGTAACAAGTTGCGTGCCAGAATATAGTTATCCTGTTATTTCAGTG
This sequence is a window from Gammaproteobacteria bacterium. Protein-coding genes within it:
- a CDS encoding DUF2288 domain-containing protein; its protein translation is MAGMDELQNKLRAETGDADWPTLRPHHARGRLRVVDPRLDLVEVGVCVARDEVEQIARWITDGLITRPTNGQIERWENGATRLRSVVLAPYVFVQDWTPPSSLAS
- a CDS encoding undecaprenyl-diphosphate phosphatase, producing the protein MEWWHILALALLQGVTEFLPVSSSAHLILLPQLAGWADQGLAFDVAVHVGTLVAVVSYFRREIVILIRDWTQSLRRRRRVGDSALAWAVLLGTVPVGLAGLLLGDLVETQLRTVLVIALATIVFGLLLGWADRRGGGRRSEHSIGWRDVLVIGCAQAVALIPGTSRSGITITAALFMGLSREAAARFSFLLSIPVITLAGGLKVLELAGGTAPAPWGVLLPGALVAAVSAYLCIHFFLQMLKRMGMMPFVAYRLVLGVVLLGMAL
- a CDS encoding carbonate dehydratase, encoding MSVLKDLFDNNRRWADTLTAANPAFFPTLSRQQAPDYLWIGCADSRVPANEIVGLLPGELFVHRNVANVVVHTDLNCLSVMQYAVDVLQVEHIIVCGHYGCGGVQAALHDSRLGLIDNWLRHVQDVKQKHATRLARIADPDRRLNRLCELNVIEQVLNVCHTTVVQDAWARGQTLSAHGWVYGLRDGRLRDLKMCVSGPDALPEAYLAAVDNGTKQV